Proteins co-encoded in one Bacillus sp. FSL H8-0547 genomic window:
- a CDS encoding DNA topoisomerase III, with protein MGKIAVLAEKPSVGRDLARVLQCGKKGNGYFEGSNYIVTWALGHLVTHADPEAYSDSYKTWKMEDLPMLPNELKLVVIKKTSKQFHAVKAVLNRKDVTEIVIATDAGREGELVARWIIEKAHVHKPIKRLWISSVTDKAIKEGFKKLKNGKDYEPLFHSAEARAEADWIVGMNATRALTTKHNAQLSSGRVQTPTLAIIAAREEEIRQFQPKTYYGLKAQTKEGLHLVWQDAKTKDIKSFQQEKVAALAKGLSGKDAVIVSADKARKKTFSPGLYDLTELQRDANKRFGYSAKETLSIMQKLYEQHKVLTYPRTDSRFLSTDLVETLAERVKACGVKPYAKAAMKILQKPIKANSSFVDDSKVSDHHAIIPTEETVIPSAFSDKERKIYDLVVKRFLAVLSPAFEYEQTSLTCRIGDETFLAKGKAVLSQGWKEVYEYEEEDDKDGLSEQQLPILNKGDVLSVKSLVQTKGETKPPSRFNEASLLSAMENPAKYMSGNADLKKVIGETGGLGTVATRADIIEKLFNSFLVEKKGKELFVTSKGKQLLDLVPEDLKSPALTAEWEQKLTQIAKGKLAKQAFVQEMRDYAKAVVHEVKNSSKTFKHDNLVGKKCPECGKLLLEVNGKKGKMHVCQDRECGYRKGIARTTNARCPVCHKKLELRGEGDGQFFLCKCGHREKLSAFTERKKKTQNTKVSKKEVANYMKKQNDELSNPALADALSKLKFD; from the coding sequence ATGGGAAAAATTGCAGTACTTGCAGAAAAGCCTTCTGTCGGAAGGGACCTTGCAAGAGTGTTACAGTGCGGAAAAAAAGGCAACGGGTATTTTGAAGGCAGCAATTACATTGTGACATGGGCTCTTGGCCATCTTGTTACACACGCGGATCCTGAAGCTTACAGTGATTCCTACAAGACGTGGAAGATGGAAGATTTGCCGATGCTTCCAAACGAGCTGAAACTCGTTGTGATAAAAAAGACAAGCAAGCAGTTTCACGCGGTAAAAGCCGTTTTAAACCGCAAGGACGTGACGGAAATCGTCATCGCGACAGACGCCGGACGGGAAGGCGAGCTTGTTGCGCGGTGGATTATTGAAAAAGCGCATGTCCATAAACCGATTAAGCGGCTGTGGATTTCATCTGTTACGGATAAAGCCATTAAAGAAGGTTTCAAAAAGCTGAAAAACGGAAAAGACTATGAGCCTCTTTTTCATTCAGCTGAAGCGAGGGCGGAGGCGGACTGGATCGTCGGGATGAATGCAACGCGCGCGCTCACGACGAAGCACAATGCCCAGCTGTCATCAGGCCGTGTTCAGACACCGACGCTTGCCATTATTGCAGCGCGCGAAGAAGAAATCAGGCAGTTTCAGCCGAAAACGTACTACGGCCTGAAAGCCCAGACAAAAGAGGGGCTGCATCTCGTTTGGCAGGATGCAAAAACGAAGGATATCAAATCCTTTCAACAGGAGAAAGTGGCCGCTTTAGCAAAAGGGCTTTCCGGGAAGGATGCTGTCATCGTGTCGGCGGACAAAGCCCGCAAAAAGACGTTTTCTCCTGGTCTTTATGATCTGACGGAGCTTCAAAGAGATGCGAATAAACGGTTCGGATACTCGGCGAAAGAAACACTGTCCATCATGCAAAAGCTTTACGAACAGCATAAAGTGCTGACCTATCCAAGAACAGATTCGCGCTTTTTAAGTACAGATCTTGTCGAAACACTTGCAGAACGCGTAAAAGCCTGCGGAGTAAAGCCTTATGCAAAGGCAGCGATGAAGATTCTGCAAAAACCGATAAAGGCCAACTCATCATTTGTGGATGACAGCAAAGTGTCAGATCACCATGCCATCATTCCAACGGAAGAAACGGTAATTCCTTCTGCATTCAGCGACAAAGAGAGAAAAATTTACGATTTAGTCGTCAAGCGATTCCTGGCGGTTCTCTCTCCGGCATTTGAATACGAGCAAACATCCCTCACTTGCAGGATTGGAGATGAGACCTTCCTTGCAAAAGGAAAAGCGGTCCTCTCTCAAGGGTGGAAAGAAGTGTATGAGTATGAGGAGGAAGACGATAAGGACGGCCTTTCAGAGCAGCAGCTTCCGATTCTGAACAAAGGTGACGTGCTGAGCGTTAAGTCACTTGTACAGACAAAAGGGGAAACAAAGCCTCCGTCCCGCTTCAATGAAGCTTCCCTGCTTTCAGCGATGGAAAATCCGGCAAAATATATGTCAGGAAATGCAGATTTAAAGAAAGTCATCGGCGAAACCGGCGGCCTTGGCACCGTGGCAACCCGGGCGGATATTATTGAAAAGCTGTTCAACAGCTTCTTAGTTGAGAAAAAAGGAAAAGAACTTTTCGTCACATCCAAGGGGAAACAGCTTCTCGACCTTGTGCCTGAAGACTTAAAATCACCTGCCCTCACAGCGGAGTGGGAACAAAAGCTTACACAAATCGCCAAAGGCAAGCTTGCAAAGCAGGCATTCGTCCAGGAGATGAGGGACTATGCAAAAGCGGTTGTCCACGAAGTGAAAAACAGCAGCAAAACCTTTAAGCACGATAACCTCGTCGGCAAAAAATGCCCTGAGTGCGGCAAGCTTCTTCTTGAAGTGAACGGCAAAAAAGGAAAAATGCACGTATGTCAGGACAGGGAGTGCGGCTACAGAAAAGGAATCGCGCGCACAACCAATGCCAGATGCCCTGTATGCCATAAAAAGCTCGAGCTTCGGGGCGAGGGAGACGGACAGTTCTTCCTGTGCAAATGCGGCCACCGCGAAAAACTCTCCGCCTTTACCGAACGCAAAAAGAAAACCCAGAACACAAAAGTGTCCAAAAAAGAAGTCGCAAACTACATGAAAAAACAGAATGATGAATTATCAAACCCCGCTTTGGCAGATGCCCTGTCCAAGCTGAAGTTTGACTGA
- the qoxA gene encoding cytochrome aa3 quinol oxidase subunit II: MFKLFKPFYALGLLLSVFFLGGCSNYVILDPKGPVAAAQSDLILLSIGFMLFIIAVVFVLFTLIVIKYRERKDNLEYEPPEMEGSKFLEIVWTVIPILIVIALSVPTVQTIYALEKPPESSKHKEPLVIHATSVDWKWIFSYEEEGIETVNYLNIPEDRAVLFKLTSADTMTAFWIPQLGGQKYAMSGMQTKLYLQADEPGTYAGRNANFTGKGFERHTFDVEAMPEEEFEKWAEETKGSAPELTQDQYDQLMIPGTTGEMTFSNTHLEWVDHSKDSEYAVRVREQTDYELHKHDEVEHLEKIDPNKEMNIDHTQKSEGHSGHGSEHSEDGSDHSEHESDEKTEEEHSH, translated from the coding sequence GTGTTCAAGCTGTTTAAACCGTTTTATGCGTTAGGTCTATTACTCTCTGTCTTTTTTCTGGGCGGATGCAGCAACTATGTGATCCTGGATCCGAAAGGGCCAGTTGCAGCTGCACAAAGTGACCTTATTCTTTTGTCGATAGGTTTTATGCTTTTCATTATAGCTGTTGTGTTTGTTCTGTTTACCCTCATTGTTATTAAATACCGTGAGCGCAAAGACAACCTTGAATATGAGCCGCCTGAAATGGAAGGCAGCAAATTTCTTGAGATTGTCTGGACAGTTATTCCGATTCTGATCGTAATTGCGCTGTCTGTTCCGACCGTTCAAACTATTTATGCACTTGAAAAGCCGCCTGAATCATCTAAACATAAGGAGCCTCTGGTTATACATGCAACATCGGTTGACTGGAAATGGATTTTCTCTTATGAAGAAGAGGGAATTGAGACTGTTAACTACTTAAACATTCCTGAAGACCGTGCTGTACTGTTCAAGCTTACTTCGGCTGACACAATGACAGCTTTCTGGATTCCGCAGCTTGGAGGACAAAAATATGCGATGTCCGGCATGCAGACTAAGCTTTATCTGCAGGCAGATGAGCCTGGAACGTATGCAGGCCGCAACGCGAACTTCACGGGTAAAGGCTTTGAAAGACATACATTCGATGTAGAAGCCATGCCTGAAGAAGAGTTTGAGAAGTGGGCAGAAGAAACAAAAGGTTCTGCACCTGAGCTAACGCAGGATCAGTACGATCAGCTTATGATTCCTGGCACAACTGGAGAAATGACATTCTCCAATACTCACCTTGAGTGGGTGGATCATTCTAAAGACTCTGAATATGCAGTGAGAGTCCGCGAACAGACTGATTATGAGCTTCACAAGCACGATGAAGTTGAACACTTGGAAAAAATCGATCCAAATAAAGAAATGAACATTGATCATACACAAAAATCAGAAGGTCATTCAGGACATGGTTCAGAACATTCTGAAGACGGGTCAGACCACTCTGAGCATGAATCAGACGAAAAGACTGAAGAAGAACATTCTCACTGA
- the qoxB gene encoding cytochrome aa3 quinol oxidase subunit I: protein MKWDEFIVMGDPLILGAQISILLTSIAVVAGLTYFKKWKWLWTDWITTVDHKKLGIMYIIAAILMLFRGGVDALLMRAQLTLPDSEFLNSQHYNEIFTTHGTIMIIFMAMPFLIGLMNVVVPLQIGARDVAYPYLNSLSFWTFFVGAMLFNISFVIGGSPDAGWTSYTPLAGNEASPGPGQNYYLLGLQVAGIGTLLTGINFMVTILKMRAPGMTLMRMPMFTWTSLITCLIIVFAFPVLTVALALMSFDRLFGTAFFTLENGGMPMLWANLFWIWGHPEVYIVILPAFGIFSEIISTFARKTLFGYKAMVVSIVAISGLSFVVWVHHFFTMGSGALVNSFFSITTMAIAIPTGVKIFNWLFTLYKGRIRFTVPMLWSLAFIPNFVIGGVTGVMLAMAAADYQYHNTYFLIAHFHYVLIAGTVFACFAGLIFWYPKMFGHKLNEKIGKVSFWLFTIGFNICFFPMYFLGLAGMPRRISTYGAADGWTGLNVVASIGAIGMALGFVVLVYNIYYSFRYSPREQTGDAWDGRTLEWSTTTMIPPHYNFAVTPEVKGLDAFWQMKMEEKETGKKKEVEYKPIHMPNYSGRPFIMSVFFGISGFALVFEWWIPAIAGLIGIFACMILRSFEEDHGYYVSVEEIKETEQKISV, encoded by the coding sequence ATGAAATGGGATGAATTTATTGTTATGGGCGATCCGCTGATACTCGGCGCCCAAATCTCAATACTGCTTACATCCATCGCCGTTGTGGCAGGCCTTACCTATTTTAAAAAGTGGAAATGGCTCTGGACAGACTGGATTACGACTGTCGACCATAAGAAGCTTGGAATCATGTATATCATTGCTGCCATTCTTATGCTGTTCCGCGGGGGAGTAGATGCGCTCTTGATGCGCGCCCAGCTGACATTGCCAGATTCAGAGTTTCTGAATTCGCAGCATTACAATGAAATTTTCACGACTCACGGAACGATCATGATTATCTTCATGGCGATGCCGTTTTTGATTGGTCTAATGAACGTTGTTGTTCCTCTGCAAATTGGAGCGCGCGACGTTGCATATCCGTACCTTAACTCATTAAGTTTCTGGACATTCTTTGTCGGTGCGATGCTGTTTAACATTTCGTTTGTTATCGGCGGATCACCTGATGCAGGCTGGACGAGCTACACGCCTCTCGCAGGCAACGAGGCAAGTCCCGGACCTGGACAGAACTACTACCTTCTTGGCCTGCAGGTTGCCGGTATCGGTACCCTCCTGACAGGTATTAACTTCATGGTCACGATCTTAAAGATGCGTGCGCCTGGTATGACGCTAATGCGCATGCCAATGTTTACTTGGACATCTTTAATCACTTGTTTGATTATCGTGTTCGCTTTCCCTGTACTGACAGTTGCGCTTGCTCTCATGTCATTTGACAGGCTGTTCGGAACAGCTTTCTTCACCCTTGAGAACGGCGGTATGCCGATGTTATGGGCGAACTTGTTCTGGATTTGGGGTCATCCTGAGGTTTACATCGTTATCTTGCCTGCGTTCGGGATTTTCTCAGAAATCATCTCAACGTTTGCACGAAAAACATTGTTCGGCTATAAAGCGATGGTTGTTTCCATCGTTGCAATTTCTGGCCTAAGTTTCGTCGTTTGGGTTCACCATTTCTTCACGATGGGTTCAGGAGCACTTGTTAACTCGTTCTTCTCCATCACAACAATGGCGATCGCCATACCGACGGGTGTTAAAATATTCAACTGGCTCTTCACGCTTTACAAAGGAAGAATCAGATTTACTGTACCAATGCTCTGGTCACTTGCGTTTATTCCAAACTTCGTCATCGGCGGGGTAACAGGAGTTATGCTTGCGATGGCAGCAGCAGACTATCAGTACCACAATACGTACTTCCTGATTGCTCACTTCCATTACGTATTGATTGCCGGAACCGTCTTCGCATGTTTCGCAGGTCTGATTTTCTGGTATCCGAAGATGTTCGGACACAAACTGAACGAAAAAATCGGGAAAGTCAGCTTCTGGCTGTTCACGATCGGTTTCAATATCTGTTTCTTCCCAATGTACTTCCTTGGGCTTGCAGGTATGCCACGCCGTATTTCGACGTATGGCGCTGCAGACGGATGGACGGGGCTTAACGTGGTAGCATCCATCGGTGCAATCGGAATGGCACTTGGATTCGTTGTTCTCGTATACAACATCTACTACAGCTTCCGCTACTCTCCGCGCGAGCAAACTGGAGATGCATGGGACGGCCGTACGCTTGAATGGTCTACAACAACAATGATTCCGCCTCACTACAACTTCGCGGTTACACCTGAGGTAAAGGGTCTTGATGCATTCTGGCAAATGAAAATGGAAGAAAAAGAAACAGGCAAGAAAAAAGAAGTGGAATACAAGCCGATTCACATGCCTAACTACTCAGGCAGACCGTTCATCATGTCCGTGTTCTTCGGAATCAGCGGTTTCGCTCTTGTATTTGAATGGTGGATTCCTGCCATTGCCGGTTTAATCGGAATCTTTGCCTGCATGATCCTCCGTTCGTTCGAAGAAGATCATGGCTACTATGTAAGTGTTGAAGAAATTAAAGAAACAGAACAAAAAATATCTGTGTAA
- the qoxC gene encoding cytochrome aa3 quinol oxidase subunit III, with protein MEHAHHHEEHDPSVPLEYQSEIGRLNILGFWIFLGAEIALFATLFATYFVLAPMTADGPLPTDLFKIEGVLIMTFLLLTSSFTCGLAIHELRRHNQKGVIMWTIITLALGLGFVGYEIYEFVEYVHHGATLQSSAMWSAFFVLAGTHGLHVTIGIFWISFILMQVKKRGLTPQTSAKLFISSLYWHFLDVVWIFIFSGVYLLLMMGGLSPHG; from the coding sequence ATGGAACATGCACATCATCATGAAGAACATGATCCGAGTGTGCCTCTTGAATATCAATCTGAAATAGGCCGATTGAATATTCTTGGCTTCTGGATCTTCCTTGGTGCTGAAATTGCCCTGTTTGCAACGCTATTTGCGACTTACTTCGTTCTTGCGCCGATGACAGCAGACGGCCCGCTGCCGACTGATCTGTTTAAGATTGAAGGCGTCTTGATCATGACGTTTCTGTTGCTTACGAGCAGTTTCACATGTGGCCTTGCAATTCACGAATTGCGCCGTCACAACCAAAAAGGCGTCATCATGTGGACAATCATCACATTGGCCCTTGGACTGGGATTTGTCGGTTACGAAATATATGAGTTTGTAGAGTATGTTCACCATGGTGCTACATTGCAGTCAAGTGCAATGTGGTCAGCATTCTTTGTTCTTGCAGGAACCCATGGACTTCACGTCACCATCGGGATATTCTGGATCAGTTTCATCTTAATGCAAGTAAAGAAAAGAGGATTAACTCCTCAAACATCAGCTAAGCTGTTCATCTCAAGTCTTTACTGGCATTTCCTTGATGTTGTCTGGATTTTCATCTTTTCGGGAGTATACCTGCTCCTTATGATGGGAGGATTAAGTCCGCATGGCTAA
- the qoxD gene encoding cytochrome aa3 quinol oxidase subunit IV produces the protein MANNQQNTAGDHNHFPWSHVIGFISSIVLTIVALWIGLYTDFSLSIKIAVVFTLAFLQAGIQLFMFMHMTESESGNVQVVNTAFAIFVAVVTVLGSVWVMNDH, from the coding sequence ATGGCTAATAATCAGCAAAACACAGCAGGAGATCACAACCACTTTCCGTGGAGTCACGTGATAGGGTTTATCTCCTCGATTGTACTGACAATCGTCGCACTTTGGATTGGTTTATATACTGATTTTTCATTATCAATTAAAATAGCCGTTGTTTTCACTCTGGCATTCCTTCAAGCTGGCATTCAGCTCTTCATGTTCATGCACATGACGGAATCAGAAAGCGGAAACGTACAGGTTGTCAATACAGCATTCGCGATCTTTGTTGCCGTTGTAACAGTTCTTGGATCTGTATGGGTAATGAACGATCACTAA
- a CDS encoding spore morphogenesis/germination protein YwcE has translation MDVFFVYLLIVSATPLFLWDQRKSLALLHIPFILMLWVYFGMFATMELAMPLHIIGGSLFLVNLVFAHVAAYLIYAKPILKRKADPKSNLDIIK, from the coding sequence ATGGATGTATTCTTCGTCTATTTGCTCATTGTAAGTGCTACGCCGCTCTTCTTGTGGGATCAGCGAAAAAGCCTGGCGCTCCTTCATATACCGTTCATCTTAATGCTGTGGGTGTACTTCGGAATGTTTGCCACAATGGAGCTTGCCATGCCGCTGCACATTATCGGGGGGTCACTATTCCTTGTTAACCTGGTGTTCGCCCATGTTGCAGCCTATCTGATTTACGCGAAGCCGATCTTAAAACGCAAAGCCGATCCTAAAAGCAATTTGGATATCATCAAATAA
- a CDS encoding alpha-L-glutamate ligase, with protein MSKVYIIHENKEWTDHLTKRLDELNVPYEEWHLDQGLVNLSEAPPEGIFYNRMSASSHTRGHRYAPELAASVLYWLERHNRKVYNGSRAIQLEVSKVAQYMTLNEHGIQTPKTTAAVGKEAVLNAAAQFEGKPFITKHNRAGKGLGVQLFHSIEGLKQYVEGPDFEEPVDGITLIQEYIQAPEPYITRCEFVNGKFLYAVRVDTSEGFELCPADACQIGDLFCPVGEEAPVKPKFQIVDDVNEESISKYETMLKANDVKVAGIEFIRDANGEIYTYDINTNTNYNGDAEAAAGKYGMLEIAKVLKAELEKMALTV; from the coding sequence ATGAGCAAAGTGTATATTATTCATGAAAATAAAGAGTGGACAGACCATCTGACGAAAAGACTGGACGAACTGAATGTTCCATATGAGGAATGGCATCTCGATCAGGGGCTTGTGAATCTGTCTGAAGCACCGCCTGAGGGAATCTTCTATAATCGCATGAGCGCTTCTTCACATACGAGAGGCCACCGGTATGCACCGGAACTTGCAGCGTCTGTGCTGTACTGGCTTGAACGCCATAACCGCAAAGTCTATAACGGCAGCAGGGCTATTCAGCTTGAAGTGAGCAAGGTTGCTCAGTATATGACCTTAAATGAGCACGGCATTCAAACTCCGAAAACAACAGCTGCTGTTGGAAAAGAGGCTGTATTAAACGCAGCAGCCCAATTTGAAGGAAAACCTTTCATTACAAAGCATAACCGTGCAGGAAAAGGACTTGGTGTTCAGCTTTTCCATTCCATTGAAGGACTGAAGCAGTATGTGGAAGGTCCGGATTTTGAGGAGCCGGTAGACGGCATTACTCTTATTCAGGAATACATTCAGGCGCCTGAGCCGTATATCACGCGCTGCGAATTTGTTAACGGCAAATTCCTGTATGCTGTGCGAGTAGACACGTCAGAAGGATTTGAGCTTTGCCCGGCTGACGCCTGCCAGATTGGCGATCTCTTCTGCCCGGTTGGAGAGGAAGCTCCTGTCAAACCAAAGTTCCAGATTGTTGATGACGTGAATGAAGAAAGCATTTCAAAATATGAAACGATGCTGAAAGCAAATGACGTTAAAGTGGCAGGTATTGAATTCATCCGCGATGCAAACGGCGAGATCTACACATATGATATCAATACCAACACAAATTATAATGGAGACGCAGAGGCGGCGGCAGGGAAATACGGCATGCTCGAAATTGCGAAGGTGCTGAAAGCAGAGCTTGAGAAAATGGCGCTGACTGTATAA
- a CDS encoding YjiH family protein — MVPISYKGEVTIPIAIFSGMLQKALGPSLPAVMTVIIILTLIGTLAAKWMKPDFVAKSPFFTTLFDVPVIWVIARVLGAIFAVLTLFKAGPEWIWSENTGGLLLNDLLPILFSVFFFAGLLLPLLLNFGLLELFGSLLAKFMRPVFKLPGRSSVDCVASWLGDGTIGVLLTSKQYEEGFYTKREAAIIGTSFSVVSITFSLVVISQVNLGHMFVPFYLTVTFAGIIAALVLPRIPPLSVKADTYYNGQEEQISEAVPEGYTPFSWGYKQALKKAEENKSTAAFFQDGAKNILDMWMGVAPIVMALGTIALVVAEFTPVFDWLGMPFIPLLELMQIPEAQEASKTLVVGFADMFLPTVLAADITSEMTRFIIACVSVTQLIYMSEVGGLLLGSKIPVSFKDLVIIFLLRTLITLPVIVGIAHILF; from the coding sequence ATGGTTCCGATCAGCTATAAAGGTGAAGTGACCATTCCAATCGCCATCTTCTCCGGAATGCTGCAGAAGGCTCTTGGCCCGTCGCTTCCGGCGGTCATGACTGTTATCATTATCCTGACACTTATCGGGACACTTGCAGCCAAATGGATGAAACCGGACTTCGTTGCAAAGAGCCCGTTCTTTACAACCTTGTTTGATGTTCCGGTTATCTGGGTGATTGCACGTGTACTTGGCGCCATTTTCGCCGTGCTTACGCTTTTTAAAGCAGGCCCGGAATGGATCTGGTCTGAAAACACCGGAGGACTTCTGCTTAATGATCTGCTTCCGATTTTGTTTTCCGTTTTCTTTTTTGCAGGGCTGCTTCTGCCTCTGCTATTAAACTTCGGACTGCTTGAACTTTTCGGTTCACTGCTTGCTAAATTTATGAGACCTGTTTTTAAGCTTCCCGGCAGATCTTCTGTCGATTGTGTCGCTTCCTGGCTCGGGGACGGAACCATCGGCGTGCTGCTGACAAGCAAACAGTATGAAGAGGGCTTTTATACGAAGAGGGAAGCTGCCATAATCGGAACAAGCTTTTCTGTGGTTTCCATTACATTCAGCCTTGTCGTGATTTCTCAGGTTAACCTTGGTCATATGTTTGTGCCTTTTTATCTGACAGTCACATTTGCAGGAATCATTGCAGCTCTTGTTCTTCCGAGAATACCTCCGCTTTCTGTAAAAGCAGATACGTATTACAACGGACAAGAGGAACAAATTTCAGAAGCCGTGCCTGAGGGCTATACGCCATTCAGCTGGGGGTATAAACAGGCGCTTAAAAAAGCAGAAGAAAATAAAAGCACAGCAGCATTTTTCCAGGACGGCGCTAAAAACATTCTTGATATGTGGATGGGTGTAGCCCCGATTGTTATGGCTCTTGGAACCATTGCGCTGGTCGTTGCTGAATTCACGCCTGTTTTTGACTGGCTTGGCATGCCGTTTATTCCGCTGCTTGAACTGATGCAGATACCAGAAGCACAGGAAGCATCAAAAACACTTGTTGTCGGATTTGCCGACATGTTCCTTCCAACTGTTCTCGCTGCTGATATTACAAGTGAGATGACCCGGTTCATTATCGCCTGTGTATCTGTCACACAGCTTATCTATATGTCTGAAGTGGGCGGACTGCTGCTAGGATCTAAAATCCCGGTTTCCTTTAAAGATCTCGTGATTATCTTCCTGCTCCGTACACTGATTACACTGCCGGTGATTGTCGGTATTGCTCATATATTGTTTTAA
- the nfsA gene encoding oxygen-insensitive NADPH nitroreductase — translation MNQTIETMLSHRSIRKFEDRALSTEQIRTIVESAQAASTSSFIQAYSIIGVKNPEMKKRLAELAGNQPYVEENGHFFVFCADLHRHDVLAEMEGVSLDESLESTEKFMVAVIDAALAAQNAVIAAESMGLGAVYIGGLRNSLKEVSELLKTPERVLPLFGLAVGYPAQNPDKKPRIHLEHVYHEDVYETDEAVYKKQLEDYNELISEYYHERTSGKRSDTWTGQMASMLSKPTRMYMKEFTKIKGFNKR, via the coding sequence ATGAACCAGACCATTGAAACCATGCTGTCACACAGGTCAATCAGAAAATTCGAAGACAGGGCGCTGAGTACTGAACAAATCCGGACGATTGTCGAAAGCGCCCAGGCAGCATCCACATCAAGCTTCATACAGGCTTATTCTATTATTGGAGTCAAGAATCCGGAAATGAAGAAGAGGCTTGCGGAGCTTGCCGGCAATCAGCCGTATGTGGAAGAGAACGGTCACTTCTTTGTTTTTTGCGCGGATTTGCACCGGCATGATGTGCTTGCGGAAATGGAAGGTGTCAGTCTTGACGAATCCCTAGAAAGTACGGAAAAGTTCATGGTCGCTGTCATTGATGCAGCTCTTGCTGCCCAAAATGCCGTCATTGCTGCTGAGTCCATGGGGCTTGGAGCCGTCTACATCGGAGGTTTGAGAAACAGCCTTAAAGAAGTGTCAGAGCTCCTCAAAACCCCTGAAAGAGTGCTGCCGCTATTTGGACTCGCTGTCGGATATCCGGCTCAAAACCCGGATAAAAAACCGAGAATTCACTTGGAGCATGTTTATCACGAAGATGTGTATGAAACGGATGAGGCTGTCTATAAAAAACAGCTCGAAGATTATAACGAGCTTATTTCGGAGTATTACCACGAGCGGACTTCGGGCAAGCGCAGCGATACATGGACAGGTCAAATGGCCTCCATGCTTTCAAAACCGACGAGAATGTACATGAAAGAGTTTACGAAAATAAAAGGGTTTAATAAAAGATAA
- a CDS encoding type 1 glutamine amidotransferase domain-containing protein, whose translation MAKKILTVVTTADKITDEHKTGLWLSEFAEPYEEFTSNGYEVTAASPKGGNVPLDPNSLEGVEENQWQEARRVLQQTVHLDEVNGEEYDGIFLPGGHGTMFDFPDNKKLQELLVHFAESDKAIGAVCHGPAGLVGPVLSNGKPLVEGKRLTGFTDEEEVDTKLDQYMPFLLESKLVDLGAEFIRAPKFTDHTEVDGKLVTGQNPQSSFNTAKEFVKVLSK comes from the coding sequence ATGGCAAAAAAAATTCTTACAGTCGTGACAACAGCAGATAAAATAACCGATGAGCATAAAACAGGGCTTTGGCTTTCTGAATTTGCAGAGCCGTATGAAGAGTTCACTTCAAACGGATATGAAGTGACAGCGGCGAGTCCGAAAGGCGGGAACGTGCCGCTGGATCCAAACAGTTTAGAAGGCGTTGAAGAAAATCAATGGCAGGAAGCAAGACGTGTTCTGCAGCAAACGGTGCATCTTGATGAAGTAAACGGAGAAGAGTATGACGGGATCTTCCTTCCCGGCGGCCACGGGACGATGTTTGATTTTCCGGACAACAAAAAACTGCAGGAGCTCCTGGTGCATTTCGCTGAGTCTGATAAAGCGATTGGCGCAGTATGCCACGGACCAGCCGGACTTGTGGGTCCCGTTCTTTCAAACGGAAAGCCTTTAGTAGAAGGAAAGCGCCTGACAGGATTTACCGACGAGGAAGAAGTAGATACAAAGCTCGATCAGTATATGCCGTTTTTGCTTGAATCAAAATTAGTCGATCTTGGAGCCGAATTTATCAGAGCCCCTAAATTCACAGACCATACAGAAGTAGACGGCAAGCTTGTGACCGGACAAAATCCGCAGTCAAGCTTTAACACGGCGAAAGAATTTGTAAAAGTATTATCTAAATAA